One Methylophaga marina DNA window includes the following coding sequences:
- a CDS encoding c-type cytochrome, protein MKKLVKIAMLGVAVTMSTQVMAAGDINAGKKKAAVCASCHGADGNSPSDAFPKLAGQGAGYLEKQLANFKSGERQNALMAPMVANLSEQDMADLAAYFASKKMAPGAVSEELVKQGEQIYRAGNKETGVPACMACHGPNGNGVPAAKWPKLSSQYSTYVEAQLHAFAKGERANDPNSMMRDIASKMSEAEIKAVSAYVFGLK, encoded by the coding sequence ATGAAAAAATTAGTGAAGATAGCCATGCTCGGTGTGGCGGTTACGATGAGCACTCAAGTGATGGCGGCCGGCGATATCAATGCTGGTAAGAAAAAAGCGGCTGTATGTGCAAGCTGTCATGGCGCAGATGGAAATAGTCCTTCTGATGCTTTTCCCAAATTAGCCGGACAAGGTGCCGGTTACCTCGAAAAACAATTAGCCAACTTCAAGAGTGGTGAGCGCCAGAATGCGTTGATGGCACCGATGGTGGCCAACTTATCAGAACAAGATATGGCTGATTTGGCGGCATATTTTGCGAGTAAAAAAATGGCACCAGGTGCTGTTTCTGAAGAACTAGTCAAACAAGGCGAGCAAATCTACCGCGCCGGCAACAAAGAAACAGGCGTGCCCGCTTGTATGGCTTGTCATGGACCAAATGGTAATGGCGTGCCTGCGGCGAAATGGCCTAAGTTATCATCACAATACAGCACGTATGTGGAAGCACAGCTTCATGCTTTTGCTAAAGGGGAAAGAGCCAATGACCCTAATAGCATGATGCGTGATATTGCCAGCAAAATGAGTGAAGCCGAAATTAAAGCGGTTTCAGCTTATGTCTTTGGTTTGAAATAA
- a CDS encoding cytochrome c biogenesis protein ResB has protein sequence MSQNQDSSVSHRSLAWRVFHFLGTMELAITLLITLAIASVIGTVLQQNQPYPDYLIKFGPYWFEVFEKLGLYDVYSALWFLAILALLVVSTTVCVIRHAPSMFKDMFNLRTHVQLKSLRSMHHRSEWETPTSPEQTVDAVNAALASDGFRTRVTEKSEGNTLVSAMRGGMNRLGYILTHVAIIVICVGGLFDSNLPLKLAEWQGRIQVETRNLPLPQVPKESRLPVGPQAFRGSVSIPEGRAASVAYLAMRDGYLVQNLPFTIEVKEFRIEHYPTGQPKSFESDLVIHDTDLEKPLESTIAVNHPLIYKGYAIYQASFGDGGSELTLKAWPLFSDKGEPVSLETKVFNTQQMLWGDKEMQLEITDFRPFNINPDPTDDNPNNVRNFGPSVTFKLRQPTGEALEYQNYMNPVERDGRYYFLSGVRGSPSEEFAYLYIPADENDSIEGFYQFLKRLHNKNVVKDIAEEMKLATLSSLQTTDDVVLADSLQKTLETLIEMFNRGGFGEVSEFIEKTLPEAERDALAPAYLAMLREMLGRIYFSGLELKQGETVDQSEVLFLQDAIDAIGTLPRYGSPVYLEMSDFTQIQSTGLQIAHAPGKSIVYLGCAFLIAGVFLLFYLPQRRFWVWVREKDGKSQVYLAGMTNRNPREFDNYFEDIKAKLQSKSRNSDEG, from the coding sequence ATGTCACAAAATCAGGATTCATCAGTTTCTCATCGCAGTTTAGCTTGGCGAGTTTTTCATTTTTTAGGCACGATGGAATTGGCAATTACATTGCTAATTACCTTAGCTATCGCCTCTGTCATAGGTACTGTTCTTCAGCAAAATCAACCTTATCCTGATTATCTAATCAAATTCGGTCCTTATTGGTTTGAAGTATTTGAAAAACTGGGTTTGTATGATGTTTACAGTGCTTTGTGGTTTTTAGCCATATTGGCATTGCTGGTGGTTTCCACAACTGTCTGTGTCATCCGCCACGCGCCTTCCATGTTCAAAGATATGTTTAATCTGAGAACACATGTGCAGCTTAAATCTTTACGTTCCATGCATCACCGTAGTGAGTGGGAAACTCCGACGTCACCAGAGCAGACTGTCGATGCCGTAAACGCAGCGCTCGCCTCTGATGGCTTTAGGACACGAGTCACTGAGAAAAGTGAAGGAAATACCTTAGTCTCAGCAATGCGTGGTGGCATGAATCGCCTTGGCTATATCCTGACACATGTTGCGATTATTGTGATCTGTGTTGGCGGCCTGTTTGATAGTAACCTGCCACTGAAACTTGCCGAATGGCAGGGCAGAATTCAGGTTGAAACCCGAAATTTACCTCTTCCCCAGGTTCCAAAAGAAAGCCGTCTTCCTGTTGGGCCACAAGCCTTTAGAGGCAGTGTCAGTATTCCAGAAGGAAGAGCGGCGAGTGTGGCTTATCTAGCCATGCGCGATGGGTATTTAGTGCAAAATTTACCTTTCACTATTGAAGTAAAGGAATTCCGTATAGAGCACTATCCAACAGGACAGCCGAAATCATTTGAGTCAGACTTAGTGATTCATGATACTGATTTGGAGAAACCGCTTGAATCTACCATCGCGGTGAATCATCCGCTTATATATAAAGGTTATGCCATTTATCAAGCTAGTTTTGGGGATGGTGGCTCTGAACTGACTTTGAAAGCCTGGCCTTTATTTTCTGATAAAGGTGAGCCCGTTAGCTTAGAAACAAAAGTTTTTAACACACAGCAGATGCTCTGGGGTGATAAAGAAATGCAGTTAGAAATCACCGATTTCAGACCTTTCAATATTAACCCTGATCCTACGGATGATAATCCTAACAATGTTCGTAATTTTGGTCCTAGTGTGACTTTTAAGCTGCGTCAACCTACTGGAGAGGCACTTGAATATCAAAACTATATGAATCCGGTTGAGCGGGATGGCCGATATTATTTCTTGAGTGGTGTTCGTGGCTCGCCATCAGAGGAATTTGCTTATTTGTATATACCTGCTGATGAGAATGACAGCATTGAGGGCTTCTATCAGTTTTTGAAACGACTTCATAATAAAAATGTTGTGAAGGATATCGCCGAGGAAATGAAACTCGCTACATTATCTAGCTTGCAAACAACAGACGATGTTGTTTTGGCTGATAGCCTACAAAAAACCTTAGAAACACTCATCGAGATGTTTAATCGTGGCGGTTTTGGTGAGGTCAGTGAGTTCATTGAAAAAACGCTACCGGAAGCTGAACGTGATGCTTTAGCTCCGGCATATCTGGCCATGCTCAGAGAAATGCTTGGACGTATTTATTTTTCAGGTTTAGAGCTCAAGCAGGGGGAAACGGTTGATCAATCCGAGGTTCTGTTTTTACAGGATGCGATTGATGCGATTGGCACATTACCTCGATATGGCTCTCCTGTGTATTTAGAAATGAGTGATTTCACGCAAATCCAATCAACCGGCTTGCAAATAGCACATGCACCAGGCAAAAGCATTGTTTATCTTGGTTGTGCATTTTTAATTGCCGGTGTCTTCTTATTGTTCTATCTGCCTCAGCGGCGTTTCTGGGTCTGGGTAAGAGAAAAAGACGGCAAATCACAGGTTTATTTGGCGGGGATGACGAATAGAAATCCTCGAGAATTTGATAATTACTTTGAGGATATCAAAGCAAAACTACAGTCAAAGTCACGGAACTCTGACGAAGGATGA
- the ccsB gene encoding c-type cytochrome biogenesis protein CcsB: protein MTAHLSTMKSTLQTPWSVWFWRILMLVTAIGLIGTYYDILDYYEITIIVLTAIGMGFLGQYWPGFRWHSLAVAVFSLFAVSLYGQSLDAAESNFWLNYILASQSAFMWMSALFVMATLTYFAGTVFRSSFTEKVGTGLTWAAVTMGMIGLMVRWRETYLHGADIGYIPVSNLYEVFILFSVVTALLYLFYERRYQTRSLGGFVLLVISAAVVFQLWYSFERNAHEIQPLVPALQSYWMKIHVPANFIGYGAFAMAAMIGVAYVLVVWRQEVNPDSRWVKAMPELSLMDDLMYKTIALGFAFFTLATILGALWAAEAWGGYWSWDPKETWALIVWLNYAAWLHMRLTKGWNGKPMAWWAIVGLFVTLFAFLGVNMFLSGLHSYGTL from the coding sequence ATGACGGCACACCTCTCAACAATGAAATCAACACTACAGACACCTTGGTCTGTTTGGTTCTGGCGAATCTTAATGTTGGTCACAGCTATTGGGCTTATTGGTACGTATTACGATATTCTCGATTATTATGAAATTACTATCATTGTATTAACAGCGATTGGAATGGGATTCCTGGGCCAATACTGGCCAGGTTTCCGCTGGCATAGTCTGGCTGTCGCCGTATTCAGTTTGTTTGCTGTTTCTTTGTATGGTCAAAGTTTAGACGCCGCTGAGTCGAATTTCTGGCTCAACTATATTCTGGCGAGTCAATCTGCCTTTATGTGGATGAGTGCCTTATTTGTGATGGCGACATTGACTTATTTTGCCGGCACCGTTTTCCGCTCCAGTTTCACAGAAAAAGTAGGCACCGGATTAACCTGGGCCGCTGTCACTATGGGCATGATTGGTCTGATGGTGCGCTGGCGTGAAACCTATCTACATGGTGCAGACATTGGATACATTCCTGTCAGTAACTTGTACGAAGTTTTTATATTGTTTTCTGTTGTAACAGCCTTGTTATACCTCTTTTACGAACGTCGCTATCAGACTCGTAGTCTGGGTGGCTTTGTTTTACTGGTGATTAGTGCAGCGGTAGTATTTCAGCTTTGGTACAGCTTTGAACGCAATGCTCATGAAATCCAACCTTTAGTACCTGCGTTACAGAGTTATTGGATGAAAATCCATGTGCCAGCCAACTTTATCGGTTATGGTGCTTTTGCTATGGCTGCCATGATTGGTGTGGCCTACGTGTTGGTCGTCTGGAGACAAGAGGTAAACCCTGATAGCCGTTGGGTCAAAGCCATGCCAGAGTTAAGTCTGATGGATGATTTGATGTACAAGACAATTGCTCTTGGCTTTGCCTTTTTTACCCTGGCAACCATTTTAGGAGCATTGTGGGCCGCAGAAGCTTGGGGTGGTTATTGGTCATGGGATCCTAAAGAAACCTGGGCATTAATCGTTTGGTTGAATTATGCGGCCTGGTTACACATGCGCTTAACCAAAGGCTGGAATGGTAAACCTATGGCCTGGTGGGCAATAGTCGGATTATTTGTGACGCTATTTGCGTTTCTTGGTGTCAATATGTTCCTGAGCGGCCTTCATTCCTATGGTACGTTGTAA
- a CDS encoding thiol:disulfide interchange protein DsbA/DsbL: protein MMRLVKTLATGLFLGLISTAASAVPMNFVEGTHYFPTAEKLATPDDGKIEVVEMFSYTCPHCFKLEPEVEAWKETLPENVHFVKVPAIFRDSWLELAKVYYAAQAMGNFDKVHSKLFNAIHVEKRRLSTEDQLLDFVAEQGIDRDEFKKTMNSFSVKSKVKKALVMSQTSGITGVPSFIVNGAYRTDASTAGGVPELFNVINFLIEESSDN from the coding sequence ATGATGAGATTAGTGAAAACCCTTGCAACAGGACTCTTTCTGGGTCTGATTTCAACGGCAGCATCAGCTGTTCCGATGAACTTCGTTGAAGGAACCCATTATTTTCCAACAGCTGAGAAGTTAGCAACACCTGACGATGGCAAGATCGAAGTCGTAGAAATGTTTTCTTATACCTGCCCACATTGCTTTAAGTTAGAGCCAGAAGTGGAAGCATGGAAAGAAACACTGCCAGAGAATGTGCATTTTGTGAAGGTGCCTGCTATTTTCAGAGACAGTTGGTTAGAGTTAGCAAAAGTCTATTACGCTGCTCAAGCCATGGGTAATTTTGATAAAGTTCATTCAAAATTATTTAACGCTATCCATGTCGAAAAACGTCGTCTTAGTACAGAAGATCAATTACTTGATTTTGTGGCTGAGCAAGGTATTGACCGTGATGAATTCAAAAAAACCATGAATTCTTTCAGCGTAAAAAGCAAAGTGAAAAAAGCGCTGGTTATGAGTCAGACATCAGGCATTACTGGTGTACCATCATTTATTGTGAATGGCGCTTATCGCACCGATGCCAGCACAGCAGGTGGCGTGCCTGAATTGTTTAATGTGATTAACTTTCTTATTGAAGAGTCATCAGACAACTAA
- the mltF gene encoding membrane-bound lytic murein transglycosylase MltF — MRILIISLLATVLLTACRETPPQLEQIKERGELRVLSRYSLTSYYVKGNEALAGFEYELAERFADRLGVKLKIIVPDNLGTMLHMIEQGRADIAAAGLTVTEQRKELLRFGPVYHEVTQQLVYKHGSKKPKDITDIITGTLEVVADSSHVEQLHELQQEIPELSWRENQELDSRGLLELVQLELIDYTIVDSNEMSANQSLFPELRVAFDISEPQPLAWAMSPTNDESLYLEVVDFFHDMEASGELDKLIEKYYGHIRRFDYVDTRAIHRRIQTHLPLYKDLFQAAADEYGFDWHLLAAMAYQESHWNPEAVSSTGVRGLMMLTRATAKQMGVTDREDPEQSIFAGAAYLASLYSRLPKRIKDPDRTWFALAAYNTGLGHLEDARVITQTRGKNPDSWTDVRENLPLLSKKKWYSKTRHGYARGNEPVRYVQNTRRYLNIILHHEDIITPIEQSIPAVDEKLPAAL; from the coding sequence TTGAGAATATTGATCATTTCTCTACTAGCAACCGTTCTATTAACGGCATGTCGAGAAACACCACCACAACTCGAGCAAATAAAAGAGCGTGGCGAGTTGCGTGTACTGAGTCGCTATAGTCTCACCAGCTATTATGTTAAGGGCAATGAAGCTCTGGCAGGATTTGAATATGAGCTGGCTGAGCGATTTGCCGATCGCCTCGGTGTCAAACTCAAGATTATCGTGCCGGATAACCTTGGCACGATGCTGCATATGATTGAACAAGGTCGAGCAGATATCGCGGCGGCCGGTTTAACCGTTACAGAGCAGCGTAAAGAGTTATTACGTTTTGGTCCCGTTTATCATGAAGTCACACAGCAGCTTGTTTATAAACACGGCAGCAAAAAACCAAAAGACATCACTGACATCATCACTGGCACACTTGAAGTGGTCGCAGATAGCAGTCATGTCGAACAATTACATGAATTACAGCAAGAAATACCCGAACTCAGCTGGCGTGAAAATCAAGAGTTAGATAGTCGAGGTTTACTTGAACTGGTTCAGCTAGAACTGATTGATTACACGATTGTTGACTCAAATGAGATGTCTGCCAACCAGTCTTTGTTCCCTGAGTTACGTGTAGCCTTTGATATATCTGAACCGCAACCGCTTGCATGGGCCATGTCGCCAACAAATGACGAGTCACTCTATCTCGAAGTCGTGGACTTCTTTCATGATATGGAAGCATCAGGCGAGCTCGATAAACTGATTGAGAAATACTATGGGCACATCCGTCGCTTTGATTATGTCGACACTCGTGCCATCCATCGTCGTATCCAGACGCATTTACCACTCTATAAAGACCTATTCCAAGCAGCAGCGGATGAGTATGGCTTCGACTGGCACTTACTGGCTGCGATGGCTTATCAAGAATCCCATTGGAACCCTGAAGCCGTATCCAGCACAGGTGTGAGGGGATTGATGATGCTTACCCGCGCCACAGCCAAGCAGATGGGCGTCACTGACCGGGAAGATCCTGAGCAAAGTATTTTTGCAGGTGCGGCTTACCTAGCCTCATTGTATAGTCGACTGCCTAAACGTATTAAAGATCCTGACCGCACCTGGTTTGCGTTGGCTGCATACAACACCGGGCTCGGTCATCTTGAAGATGCACGAGTCATCACCCAGACTCGTGGCAAAAATCCTGATTCCTGGACAGATGTTAGAGAAAACCTGCCCTTACTTTCTAAGAAAAAATGGTACTCAAAGACTCGACATGGTTATGCACGTGGCAATGAACCCGTGAGGTATGTACAAAATACTCGACGCTATTTAAATATTATTTTGCATCATGAAGATATCATCACACCAATAGAACAATCTATTCCGGCTGTTGATGAAAAGTTACCCGCTGCATTGTAA
- the yegQ gene encoding tRNA 5-hydroxyuridine modification protein YegQ translates to MNAPELLLPAGSLQHMRYAYAYGADAVYAGQPRYSLRVRNNDFHKLPVLQQGIEEAHALGKQFFVASNLMPHNAKIKTYMADMEPVIEMKPDALIMADPGLIMMVRERWPEMPVHLSVQANTVNYQAVKFWQSMGLSRVILSRELSLDEIEEIRQLCPDMELEVFVHGALCIAYSGRCLLSGYFNHRDPNQGTCTNACRWDYKTHASDNNDDSPQKIEFKAFDAMNQHSFSDCGQQERHPLADDVYLIEEANRPGELMPIFEDEHGTYIMNSKDLRAIQHIERLVNIGVDSLKIEGRTKSVYYVARTAQIYRQAIDDALAGRRFNPALIGQLDNLSNRGYTDGFYQRHPTQEQQNYLHGYSSNKQHQYVGEVLAYDEDKQCLEIDVKNRFAIGDKLELVMPEGNKTLVLDKLFDKELHDIQLAPGSGHKVYIPYHGHAPEKALLARYL, encoded by the coding sequence ATGAATGCGCCGGAATTATTATTACCAGCAGGAAGCTTGCAACATATGCGTTATGCCTATGCATATGGTGCTGATGCCGTTTATGCCGGTCAACCGCGCTATAGTTTACGAGTGCGTAATAATGATTTCCATAAATTACCCGTCTTGCAGCAAGGTATTGAAGAAGCACATGCCTTGGGTAAGCAGTTTTTTGTGGCAAGCAATCTGATGCCACATAATGCAAAAATTAAGACCTATATGGCCGACATGGAACCGGTGATTGAGATGAAGCCTGATGCGCTTATCATGGCGGATCCGGGGTTAATTATGATGGTGCGTGAGCGTTGGCCGGAAATGCCGGTTCACTTATCTGTACAAGCCAATACAGTCAATTACCAGGCAGTAAAATTCTGGCAGTCTATGGGCTTGTCCAGAGTTATCTTGTCTCGTGAATTATCGTTGGATGAAATTGAGGAAATACGCCAGCTTTGTCCAGACATGGAACTGGAAGTGTTTGTCCACGGTGCATTGTGTATTGCGTATTCAGGGCGTTGTTTATTGTCTGGTTACTTCAACCATCGCGATCCGAACCAAGGTACCTGCACCAATGCTTGTCGTTGGGATTATAAAACACACGCCAGCGATAATAATGATGATTCGCCACAAAAAATCGAATTTAAAGCTTTTGATGCCATGAATCAGCATAGTTTCTCTGACTGCGGTCAGCAAGAAAGGCATCCTTTGGCGGATGATGTGTATTTAATAGAGGAAGCCAACCGCCCTGGCGAACTCATGCCGATTTTTGAAGATGAGCATGGCACTTATATCATGAACTCCAAAGATCTCCGTGCTATTCAGCATATTGAAAGACTGGTCAATATCGGTGTAGATTCATTAAAAATAGAAGGGCGAACGAAGTCAGTTTATTATGTCGCCCGCACAGCACAGATATATCGTCAGGCGATAGATGATGCTCTGGCAGGACGACGCTTTAATCCAGCACTTATCGGTCAGCTTGATAACCTGTCCAACCGTGGTTATACCGATGGTTTCTATCAGCGGCATCCCACACAAGAACAGCAAAATTATTTACACGGCTACTCCAGTAATAAACAACATCAATATGTAGGCGAAGTATTAGCTTATGATGAAGATAAGCAGTGTCTGGAGATTGATGTAAAAAACCGGTTTGCCATAGGAGATAAGTTAGAATTGGTAATGCCCGAAGGAAACAAAACCTTAGTGTTGGATAAGTTATTCGATAAGGAGCTTCATGATATTCAACTAGCGCCAGGTAGCGGCCACAAAGTCTATATTCCATATCATGGACACGCACCGGAGAAAGCACTGCTGGCTCGCTATCTTTAA
- the tadA gene encoding tRNA adenosine(34) deaminase TadA, with product MSDKDHYWMQRALELARNAEANGEVPVGAVIVLDDRIIGEGWNQPIAGQDATAHAEIMALRQACQTMQNYRLPGADIYITLEPCLMCAGALIHARIARCIYATPEPKTGAAGSCIDTFSLPNINHRVECKTGILQEESSQLIKQFFKARR from the coding sequence ATGTCTGATAAAGACCATTATTGGATGCAAAGAGCCTTGGAGCTTGCCCGTAATGCAGAAGCAAATGGCGAAGTCCCTGTTGGGGCTGTCATTGTTTTAGATGATCGTATTATTGGTGAAGGTTGGAACCAACCTATAGCCGGTCAGGATGCAACAGCACATGCAGAAATAATGGCATTAAGGCAGGCATGCCAAACAATGCAAAACTACCGCCTACCGGGAGCAGATATTTATATCACACTCGAGCCTTGCCTCATGTGTGCTGGCGCATTGATACATGCCCGTATCGCTCGCTGTATTTATGCCACACCAGAGCCTAAAACAGGGGCCGCAGGGAGTTGTATCGATACCTTTTCTCTGCCTAATATCAACCACCGAGTGGAATGTAAAACCGGTATTTTACAAGAAGAAAGCAGCCAACTGATTAAACAGTTTTTTAAAGCCAGGCGTTAA
- the waaA gene encoding lipid IV(A) 3-deoxy-D-manno-octulosonic acid transferase gives MRVFYNIVFTLAVPLILLRLIWRGTKASAYFKRWNERFAISLPKLEKSKSLIWVHAVSMGEVEACRPLVAAIQSSFPGHQILITTMTPTGSARVKDLYADDVLHCYLPYDLPILMRRFIDAIQPAFAVIMETELWPNLIYHCHKKSIPLVLANARMSERSLKGYQRIPNLTRDILQSFTLIAAQAQQDKERFIALGANREKVHAVGNLKFEVNLSASIVEQAEAIRSMWGNRPVFIAASTHEGEDEIILNASRQIRAQVPDLLLIIVPRHPERFDKVAALCQRSGFKILRRSENGLCRSDIQILVIDSMGELPIFYACSDVAFVGGSLVPTGGHNILEPAALARPVIVGPHVFNFAEITQQFIDAYAVIQVDNAESLATTVTDLLKNPPKRTSMGEAGQQLIKQSQGASQRLLNLIKYNIHV, from the coding sequence TTGAGAGTTTTTTATAATATCGTCTTTACTTTGGCTGTGCCTCTGATCCTGCTGCGGTTGATATGGCGAGGAACAAAAGCCAGTGCCTATTTCAAACGTTGGAATGAACGGTTCGCTATCAGCCTGCCCAAGCTTGAGAAAAGTAAATCGCTTATCTGGGTTCATGCTGTTTCCATGGGAGAGGTAGAAGCTTGCCGACCTTTAGTGGCCGCTATTCAATCGTCATTCCCAGGCCATCAGATACTCATCACCACAATGACACCAACGGGAAGTGCTCGAGTAAAAGATCTTTACGCTGATGATGTGCTGCACTGCTATCTGCCGTATGATCTGCCGATACTCATGCGGCGTTTTATCGATGCGATTCAGCCTGCATTTGCTGTCATTATGGAAACAGAACTTTGGCCTAATCTTATCTATCATTGTCATAAAAAAAGCATTCCCTTAGTGCTGGCCAACGCTCGAATGTCAGAGCGTTCTTTAAAAGGCTATCAACGCATTCCTAACTTAACACGCGACATTCTGCAAAGCTTTACCTTGATAGCCGCTCAAGCTCAGCAAGATAAAGAGCGTTTTATAGCGCTTGGTGCCAACAGAGAAAAAGTGCATGCTGTCGGAAACCTTAAATTCGAAGTGAATTTATCGGCAAGTATTGTCGAACAGGCTGAGGCGATTCGTTCAATGTGGGGAAACCGCCCGGTTTTTATTGCCGCCAGTACACATGAAGGCGAAGATGAGATTATTCTGAATGCCTCTCGCCAGATTCGTGCACAGGTACCCGATCTCTTGCTGATTATTGTCCCTCGTCACCCTGAGCGCTTTGACAAAGTGGCAGCGCTTTGCCAACGCTCTGGCTTTAAAATTCTCAGACGAAGTGAAAATGGCTTATGCCGAAGTGATATTCAAATTCTTGTGATTGATAGCATGGGTGAGCTACCTATATTCTATGCCTGTTCTGATGTTGCTTTTGTGGGTGGGAGTTTGGTACCTACTGGTGGACATAATATCCTTGAACCAGCCGCATTAGCTCGTCCCGTTATTGTTGGTCCGCATGTATTTAATTTCGCTGAAATTACACAACAGTTTATTGATGCCTATGCAGTGATTCAGGTAGATAACGCTGAAAGCCTAGCGACAACAGTCACTGATTTATTAAAAAACCCACCCAAACGCACCTCTATGGGTGAAGCCGGACAACAACTGATTAAGCAAAGCCAGGGCGCAAGCCAGCGCTTACTTAACTTAATCAAATACAATATCCATGTCTGA
- the lpxL gene encoding LpxL/LpxP family Kdo(2)-lipid IV(A) lauroyl/palmitoleoyl acyltransferase, whose translation MNIFQKQFLHPRYWPSWLGLLLMRLSVYLPAKLQYRLGLLLGQMMQPFMRSRAKVVRRNLELCFPEMSQEERETLVKSILNNTGMMMIETAVSWWASDKQLFPRVTYDGLEHLEAAKQKGKGVILLTGHFTSMEIGGRLIMLQTPAYVMFRHLKNPLFNAVMMRSRIYHSEGIVMRDDVRAMLRALRKNKVVWYAPDQDFGPRNSIFAKFFGVTAATVPATARMVKMTSAQVVPFVPKRNEDGSYHIQIFPAWRDYPSGDDVADAQRINDWLESQIRLMPEQYFWLHRRFKTQPDGKGRLYKKVR comes from the coding sequence ATGAATATTTTCCAGAAACAATTTTTACACCCTCGCTATTGGCCGAGCTGGCTTGGACTGTTACTCATGCGCTTATCAGTCTATTTGCCGGCTAAATTACAGTACCGTTTAGGCTTGTTGCTTGGGCAGATGATGCAACCCTTTATGCGTTCCAGAGCAAAAGTGGTGCGAAGAAATTTAGAACTCTGCTTTCCTGAAATGAGTCAGGAAGAAAGAGAAACCCTGGTCAAAAGCATCCTGAATAATACGGGGATGATGATGATCGAAACAGCAGTAAGCTGGTGGGCATCAGACAAACAACTCTTCCCACGCGTGACTTACGATGGGCTGGAACATTTGGAAGCGGCAAAACAAAAAGGCAAAGGTGTTATTTTACTAACCGGACACTTCACCAGTATGGAAATAGGTGGGCGATTAATTATGCTACAAACCCCTGCCTATGTAATGTTCAGACACCTAAAAAATCCACTCTTTAATGCTGTCATGATGCGTTCGCGGATTTATCATAGTGAGGGTATTGTGATGCGAGATGATGTCAGGGCGATGTTACGTGCATTACGAAAAAATAAGGTCGTGTGGTATGCACCCGATCAAGATTTTGGCCCGAGAAATAGTATTTTCGCCAAGTTCTTTGGCGTGACCGCGGCGACTGTTCCGGCGACAGCACGTATGGTCAAAATGACCAGTGCACAGGTTGTCCCTTTTGTACCTAAACGCAACGAAGATGGTAGTTACCATATTCAAATATTCCCCGCGTGGCGGGACTATCCATCAGGTGATGATGTTGCCGATGCTCAACGTATCAATGATTGGCTTGAGTCCCAGATTCGACTCATGCCAGAGCAATATTTCTGGCTTCATCGCCGCTTTAAAACACAACCTGATGGGAAAGGGCGTTTATATAAGAAAGTTCGATAA
- a CDS encoding acyloxyacyl hydrolase: MSRNLRYASIALAFLFPSIALAEQESQIALSLGAFEVFDDNTAAEVGVEYRFAPQSSIFGLIPTLGATLTSDGGYWGYAGVRYDIYLNANWILTPNFAIAAYEQGGGVDLGYDMEFRTGAELAYQFNDKSRLGLGLYHLSNGNIGENNPGAESLILSYSF, translated from the coding sequence ATGAGTAGAAATCTTCGTTATGCTTCAATTGCTCTCGCCTTTCTTTTCCCCTCCATTGCTCTTGCAGAACAAGAATCTCAAATCGCATTATCTCTAGGTGCCTTTGAGGTATTCGACGATAATACCGCTGCTGAAGTCGGTGTAGAGTATCGTTTTGCACCGCAGTCATCCATTTTTGGTTTAATTCCTACTCTTGGGGCAACATTAACTTCTGATGGTGGTTATTGGGGCTACGCTGGTGTGAGATATGACATTTATCTTAATGCCAACTGGATACTCACTCCTAACTTCGCTATTGCTGCTTACGAGCAAGGTGGCGGCGTTGATTTAGGATACGATATGGAGTTTAGAACAGGCGCCGAATTAGCGTATCAATTCAATGATAAAAGCCGACTTGGTCTAGGCTTGTATCATTTATCTAATGGCAATATTGGTGAAAATAATCCGGGTGCAGAATCATTGATTTTGAGTTACAGTTTCTGA